From a single Paenibacillus sp. FSL R5-0345 genomic region:
- the cydD gene encoding thiol reductant ABC exporter subunit CydD, protein MDKNLLGYKGVKPVFLIVGLLTLVQSMSILLLAKWLAEVISALFAGEPLKEQWATSLLFLLAFLVRHACAMLMSRISYRFAEATGSNMRREMMDKLFQLGPRMVGGRGTGDLVTLVLEGVTKFRTYLEAIIPRMVGMSITPILVLIYIYKMDTASGIILTITMPIIIVFMILIGMTARKQMDRQLKSYRTLSNHFVDSLRGLETLKFLGRSRSHSTSIATVSDRYRSATMRTLRVAFLSSFALDFFTMLSVASVAVSLGLRLVNDQMTLVTGLTILILAPEYFLPVRLVGSDFHATLDGKEAAEAMKSIIDQDEVKAEVVGSNGDQALKSAFKTPEEIFTWHKNSVLTLNDVSVKYEEAGLSSLEAVNLQFKGASKIGIIGESGAGKSTLVDILGGFLHPTSGSITVNGTKVSALTDEAWRKQTSYIPQRPYIFSGTLADNIRFYYPEASMEAVAAAVKATGLSELAATLPNGLDEMIGGGGRSFSGGQEQRVALARALLSSRPIMLLDEPTAHLDIETEYELKETMVPLFEGKLVFLATHRLHWMLDMDIIVVMKQGKVAEIGTHQELLARKGAYYELIGSQLEGIH, encoded by the coding sequence ATGGATAAAAATTTGCTTGGGTATAAAGGAGTTAAGCCGGTCTTTCTGATCGTTGGCCTCCTTACCCTGGTGCAAAGCATGTCCATACTTCTGCTGGCCAAATGGCTGGCAGAAGTCATCTCTGCGCTATTTGCGGGAGAACCTCTGAAGGAACAATGGGCTACTTCGCTATTGTTCCTTCTTGCATTTCTAGTGCGCCATGCTTGCGCCATGCTGATGAGCCGTATCTCTTACCGCTTTGCGGAAGCAACGGGCAGCAACATGCGGAGGGAAATGATGGATAAGCTCTTCCAGCTTGGACCCAGAATGGTGGGCGGGCGTGGAACCGGGGATCTTGTCACACTTGTGCTGGAAGGTGTAACAAAGTTCCGCACATATTTAGAAGCGATTATCCCTAGAATGGTAGGGATGTCAATTACACCGATTTTGGTGCTTATTTATATCTACAAGATGGATACCGCGAGTGGGATTATTCTTACGATCACCATGCCGATTATTATTGTTTTTATGATCTTGATCGGGATGACGGCTCGTAAGCAGATGGACCGTCAGCTAAAATCTTATCGCACCTTATCTAATCATTTCGTAGACTCCCTCCGTGGGCTAGAAACGCTGAAATTTCTGGGCCGCAGCCGTAGTCATAGCACGAGTATTGCCACCGTCAGCGATCGATATCGCTCGGCGACGATGCGTACACTGCGAGTAGCCTTTTTGTCTTCGTTCGCGCTGGACTTCTTTACGATGTTATCCGTTGCTTCCGTCGCGGTAAGTCTCGGCCTACGTCTGGTCAACGATCAGATGACACTGGTTACGGGCTTAACCATTCTGATCTTGGCACCGGAATATTTCTTGCCTGTCAGATTGGTGGGTTCAGATTTCCATGCTACTCTCGATGGTAAGGAAGCCGCTGAGGCAATGAAAAGCATTATAGATCAGGATGAAGTGAAAGCTGAAGTAGTAGGTTCTAATGGTGACCAAGCATTGAAATCAGCATTTAAAACACCAGAAGAGATATTCACTTGGCATAAAAATAGCGTACTTACATTAAATGATGTCAGTGTGAAATACGAGGAAGCTGGTCTTTCTTCGCTGGAAGCGGTGAACCTGCAATTTAAAGGAGCAAGCAAAATTGGGATTATCGGAGAGAGTGGGGCCGGTAAATCTACACTAGTCGATATCTTGGGTGGTTTCTTACACCCTACTTCAGGAAGTATTACAGTAAACGGTACAAAGGTTAGCGCATTAACGGATGAGGCTTGGCGAAAGCAGACCTCGTATATCCCGCAGCGCCCTTATATTTTTAGTGGTACATTGGCTGATAATATTCGCTTCTATTACCCTGAAGCTTCTATGGAAGCTGTGGCTGCAGCTGTGAAAGCTACTGGATTATCAGAGCTGGCGGCAACCCTTCCGAATGGCTTGGATGAGATGATCGGCGGCGGAGGTCGTTCGTTCAGTGGTGGACAGGAGCAGCGGGTTGCGCTGGCTCGAGCTTTACTCAGCAGTCGTCCAATTATGTTATTAGATGAGCCAACGGCACATCTGGATATTGAGACGGAATATGAGCTGAAGGAGACGATGGTGCCTCTTTTTGAAGGAAAGCTGGTCTTTCTGGCTACACATCGCCTGCACTGGATGCTTGATATGGACATTATTGTAGTAATGAAACAAGGAAAAGTGGCAGAAATCGGTACCCATCAGGAGTTGCTTGCCCGCAAGGGTGCGTATTATGAATTGATTGGGTCGCAATTGGAGGGAATCCATTGA
- the cydB gene encoding cytochrome d ubiquinol oxidase subunit II, translated as MISLNELWFVLIAVLFIGFFFLEGFDFGVGMETQILAKNDTERRVLINSIGPFWDANEVWLLTGAGAMFAAFPEWYATLFSGFYIPFVFALLALIARGVAFEFRGKRDSVAWKRTWDACIFIGSFLPPFLLAVVFASFIKGLPIDGDMQMYAGFTDIVNVYTVVAGLTVVLLCLVHGLMFTTLRTVGDLQARARKMAQKLLIPLAVLFTAFVIMTYNMTDIFEQRGTVLMIIVALGIIAFVLSGYFMKKKKDGYAFGMTGAVMALSVTSVFVGLFPRVMISSIDQAFNLTITNAASGHYSLKVMTIVALTILPFVLGYQIWSYFVFHKRVHEKEHLEY; from the coding sequence ATGATATCTCTTAATGAATTGTGGTTTGTGCTGATTGCAGTTCTGTTTATAGGGTTCTTCTTTCTGGAGGGTTTTGATTTCGGCGTAGGAATGGAAACACAGATTCTCGCTAAAAATGATACAGAGCGCCGGGTACTGATTAACTCTATCGGACCTTTCTGGGATGCTAATGAGGTATGGCTACTAACGGGTGCGGGCGCAATGTTCGCGGCTTTTCCGGAATGGTATGCAACGTTGTTTAGCGGATTCTATATTCCTTTTGTCTTTGCTTTATTAGCTTTGATTGCGCGTGGTGTTGCTTTTGAGTTCAGAGGTAAACGAGATTCTGTAGCTTGGAAAAGAACTTGGGATGCTTGTATCTTTATTGGCAGCTTCCTCCCACCGTTCCTCCTTGCAGTAGTGTTCGCCAGCTTTATTAAAGGTTTGCCTATTGATGGCGATATGCAAATGTACGCAGGTTTTACAGATATCGTGAATGTATATACTGTAGTAGCAGGTCTTACGGTAGTTCTTCTCTGTTTGGTGCATGGTCTCATGTTCACAACGCTGCGTACAGTGGGTGATCTACAGGCTCGTGCTCGGAAGATGGCACAGAAATTGCTGATCCCACTTGCAGTTTTGTTTACTGCTTTTGTGATTATGACTTATAATATGACTGATATCTTCGAGCAGCGCGGAACGGTTCTTATGATTATTGTAGCGCTTGGAATTATCGCTTTTGTGCTATCGGGTTATTTTATGAAGAAGAAGAAGGATGGCTACGCTTTTGGAATGACAGGAGCAGTAATGGCGTTGTCGGTAACTTCAGTCTTTGTAGGACTATTCCCACGTGTTATGATTAGTTCAATCGATCAAGCCTTTAATTTGACAATCACCAATGCGGCTTCGGGACATTACTCTTTAAAGGTAATGACGATTGTGGCACTGACCATCCTTCCATTCGTATTGGGATATCAAATTTGGAGTTACTTTGTCTTTCATAAACGCGTTCACGAGAAGGAGCATCTTGAATACTAA
- a CDS encoding cold-shock protein, with the protein MQTGTVKWFNAEKGFGFIEVEGGSDVFVHFSAITGDGFKTLDEGQRVEFNVVQGNRGPQAENVVKL; encoded by the coding sequence ATGCAAACAGGTACAGTTAAATGGTTCAACGCAGAAAAAGGATTCGGATTTATCGAAGTTGAAGGCGGAAGCGACGTATTCGTTCACTTCAGCGCAATCACTGGCGACGGCTTCAAAACTTTGGACGAAGGCCAACGCGTTGAATTCAACGTTGTTCAAGGCAACCGTGGACCACAAGCCGAAAACGTTGTAAAACTGTAA
- a CDS encoding cold-shock protein has protein sequence MNYRKKPLEEIPEENTAIWACTNDGCNGWMRDNFAFEHAPSCRLCDSPMVRSTKMLPQLLNSNGDLKSLKKGISIT, from the coding sequence ATGAACTACCGGAAGAAACCTTTGGAAGAAATACCGGAAGAAAATACCGCGATTTGGGCGTGTACCAATGATGGATGCAACGGATGGATGAGGGATAATTTCGCATTTGAACATGCGCCTTCTTGCCGTCTATGTGACTCTCCAATGGTTCGCAGCACGAAGATGCTACCACAATTGCTTAATTCGAATGGCGATCTCAAATCGCTGAAGAAGGGTATTTCCATTACCTAA
- the cydC gene encoding thiol reductant ABC exporter subunit CydC — translation MKREGWFAPYVSSYFWRFVLIIVLGALTIFTASSLMYTSGFLISKASTPVENILMIYVPIVGVRTFGTSRAVIHYVERLVGHDTILRILSKMRVRLYNILEPQALFLSSRFRTGDILGMLADDIEYLQNVYLRTVFPSIIALLIYGAAVIALGTFDIAFALLMALYILVLVVVLPFLSLLFTQKRQREVKVERNRLYQKLTDAVLGMGDWVISGRQSQFVDTYEADERKVAKTDAALRSWSRLRTFIGQAVIGIGVLSMLYWAAGEFADGAIAGTLIAAFVLVVFPVADAFLPVSEAVEKIPQYRNSLERLSGVNGTEQNIVSEKASVSVVDALPQAMRSAYIKLENVGYHYGSEANWSVRDLSLDIPQGKKIAIIGRSGAGKSTLLKAIQGVIEPSDGSATINGIAAAAYGEHIPSIIAVLNQSPHLFDTTVANNIRMGDPKASEQDIKEAGALAKMDTLISSLPDGYDTFVREAGQRFSGGERQRIALARILLQNTPVVILDEPTVGLDPRTERDLLKTMFEAMKGKSLIWVTHHLVGAEQMDEVIFMENGSVEMRGTHAELMKKEPRYRRLYELDRPVEFLG, via the coding sequence TTGAAACGTGAAGGATGGTTTGCTCCGTATGTATCGTCGTATTTTTGGCGTTTTGTGCTTATTATCGTGCTTGGGGCGTTGACAATTTTTACAGCCTCATCATTAATGTATACTTCAGGATTTCTGATCTCAAAAGCGTCTACACCTGTCGAAAATATTCTAATGATTTATGTACCGATTGTAGGTGTGCGTACGTTCGGAACGAGTCGGGCTGTCATTCATTATGTAGAACGTTTAGTTGGGCATGACACGATTTTGCGAATTCTATCTAAGATGCGTGTGCGTCTGTACAATATTTTGGAACCACAGGCTTTGTTCCTGTCGTCACGTTTCCGCACTGGGGATATTCTCGGGATGCTTGCGGATGACATTGAATATTTGCAAAATGTATATCTGCGCACCGTTTTTCCAAGCATTATTGCTTTGCTGATTTATGGAGCAGCTGTGATTGCACTGGGTACTTTTGATATCGCCTTTGCGCTATTGATGGCTCTGTATATATTGGTGTTAGTAGTGGTGTTGCCGTTCTTATCTCTGCTCTTTACACAGAAGCGCCAACGTGAAGTGAAAGTAGAGCGTAATCGTCTCTATCAAAAGCTGACTGACGCCGTACTTGGTATGGGTGACTGGGTCATTAGTGGACGACAAAGCCAGTTCGTAGACACTTATGAAGCAGATGAGAGAAAGGTAGCCAAAACTGATGCAGCGCTGCGCAGTTGGTCACGTCTTCGTACGTTCATTGGGCAAGCAGTAATTGGGATTGGCGTGCTTTCTATGCTATATTGGGCCGCTGGAGAGTTTGCAGATGGTGCTATTGCAGGTACATTGATTGCGGCATTCGTATTGGTTGTTTTTCCTGTAGCAGATGCCTTTCTGCCAGTGTCTGAAGCAGTGGAGAAAATCCCGCAGTACCGTAACTCCTTAGAGCGATTGTCTGGTGTAAATGGAACTGAGCAGAACATCGTGTCTGAAAAAGCTTCTGTATCTGTAGTCGATGCTCTGCCTCAGGCCATGAGGAGTGCTTACATCAAGCTCGAAAATGTAGGTTACCACTATGGTTCAGAGGCTAACTGGTCGGTTCGCGATCTCAGCCTCGATATTCCACAAGGTAAAAAGATTGCGATCATCGGCCGAAGTGGTGCGGGTAAATCGACGTTATTAAAGGCTATTCAAGGTGTTATTGAACCTTCTGACGGCTCAGCTACAATTAATGGGATTGCTGCTGCTGCCTATGGCGAGCATATTCCTTCTATTATAGCGGTGCTAAATCAGAGCCCACACTTATTCGATACTACGGTTGCGAACAATATTCGTATGGGTGATCCGAAGGCTTCCGAACAAGACATTAAAGAAGCTGGCGCCTTAGCCAAAATGGATACGTTGATTTCCTCGTTGCCAGATGGATATGATACCTTTGTCCGTGAAGCGGGGCAACGTTTCTCCGGTGGAGAGCGTCAGCGGATAGCGTTAGCTCGTATTTTGCTGCAAAATACACCTGTTGTCATACTCGACGAACCGACTGTAGGGTTGGACCCGCGGACGGAACGTGATCTTTTGAAGACAATGTTCGAAGCCATGAAGGGTAAGTCACTAATTTGGGTAACGCATCATTTGGTCGGTGCGGAGCAGATGGATGAAGTGATTTTTATGGAAAATGGCTCGGTAGAAATGCGTGGAACCCATGCGGAGCTGATGAAAAAAGAACCACGTTACCGCAGATTATATGAGCTGGATCGTCCGGTGGAGTTTCTAGGGTAG
- a CDS encoding cytochrome ubiquinol oxidase subunit I — MDTVMLSRIQFASTTIFHYFFVPVSIGLALLIAIMETMYVRKGNEEYKRMAQFWGKLFLINFAVGVVTGILQEFQFGMNWSDYSRFVGDVFGAPLAVEALAAFFLESTFIGIWIFGWDKVSKRVHLASIWLVAFGTMLSAFWILAANSFMQHPVGFAINNGRAEMNDFFALITNGQLLVEFPHTVLAAYATGAFLVTGISAYKILKKQDVSFFKKSFQIAAIVGIISSIGVAVAGHAQAQYLVETQPMKMAASEGLWGKSGDPAPWTVWANIDPEKQESTGEFQIPYMLSFLSYSKFSGEVKGMLELQAEYEQTYGPGDYIPPVRTTFWSFRIMVLAGTLMIVLGMYAMYLMWRKKMDRPNTWFMRFMLWGLLLPPIANTAGWVMTEFGRQPWTVFGLMTTEDSVSPNITSGQVLFSVISFTTIYAILGLVLIGLFMKVIKKGPYAMDNDHGDSHDPYNEEGAQ; from the coding sequence ATGGATACAGTAATGCTGTCGCGTATACAATTTGCGTCGACGACAATATTCCACTATTTCTTTGTACCGGTATCAATCGGACTAGCGCTCTTGATTGCCATTATGGAGACCATGTACGTTAGAAAAGGCAATGAAGAGTACAAAAGAATGGCGCAGTTCTGGGGAAAGCTGTTCCTCATCAATTTTGCAGTAGGGGTAGTTACAGGGATTTTACAGGAATTTCAGTTCGGGATGAACTGGTCTGATTATTCACGTTTTGTGGGTGATGTCTTCGGGGCTCCGCTTGCAGTAGAAGCATTGGCAGCCTTTTTTCTGGAGTCTACGTTTATTGGAATCTGGATATTTGGCTGGGACAAAGTGTCCAAGAGAGTGCACTTGGCCTCCATCTGGCTGGTAGCATTCGGTACGATGTTATCTGCTTTCTGGATCCTGGCAGCAAACTCCTTTATGCAGCATCCAGTAGGATTTGCGATTAATAATGGTCGTGCAGAAATGAATGATTTCTTCGCGCTTATTACGAACGGACAATTGTTGGTTGAATTCCCGCACACGGTTCTTGCTGCGTATGCAACAGGTGCCTTCCTAGTAACGGGTATTAGTGCGTACAAGATATTGAAGAAACAAGATGTATCTTTCTTTAAGAAATCTTTTCAAATTGCAGCTATCGTAGGTATTATTTCTTCTATTGGTGTAGCCGTGGCAGGCCATGCGCAAGCACAGTATTTGGTTGAGACTCAACCTATGAAGATGGCGGCTTCCGAAGGACTATGGGGTAAGAGTGGTGACCCAGCGCCTTGGACCGTATGGGCAAATATTGATCCAGAGAAGCAAGAAAGTACTGGAGAATTTCAAATTCCGTATATGCTGAGCTTCCTTTCATACAGTAAATTTTCCGGTGAAGTTAAAGGTATGCTTGAACTGCAAGCTGAGTATGAGCAAACCTATGGCCCCGGTGACTATATTCCACCTGTACGTACGACATTCTGGAGTTTCCGGATCATGGTTCTAGCAGGAACGTTAATGATTGTACTGGGTATGTACGCTATGTATTTAATGTGGCGCAAAAAAATGGACCGTCCAAACACCTGGTTTATGCGGTTTATGTTATGGGGATTACTGCTTCCTCCAATCGCGAATACAGCGGGTTGGGTCATGACCGAATTCGGGCGTCAGCCATGGACGGTATTCGGACTGATGACCACGGAAGACAGTGTGTCGCCTAATATTACGAGTGGTCAGGTTCTATTCTCTGTTATTTCTTTTACAACGATTTACGCAATTCTCGGATTAGTACTGATTGGTTTGTTTATGAAAGTAATTAAAAAAGGTCCTTATGCGATGGATAACGATCACGGGGATTCGCATGATCCATATAATGAGGAGGGCGCCCAATGA